From Achromobacter spanius, a single genomic window includes:
- the cysG gene encoding siroheme synthase CysG has translation MKLFPIFADLTDRLVLVVGGGAVAERKTLALLEACARVVVGAPELTPALAALAAEGRIRHLPGPFDPAWLQDVWLVVAATDDRAVNAAVSQAAEARRIFTNVVDDPELSSFQVPSIVDRSPVIVAISSSGVAPVLARRIRERIESLFDHTLGQLAGLAATYRKRIRASHPDLGARRRFYDWLLDGPVAGFLRQQQPAQAEAALADALASPIAPAEGSVVLVGAGPGDPGLLTLKALRALNEADVILYDRLVSDEVMSLARRDAERVPVGKLPGENHHATQARIHALLVEYAHAGRRVVRLKGGDAFIFGRGGEELEFLRAHGVRYEVVPGITAALACAAYAGIPLTHREHAQSVRLITAHCREDEDNLDWPALAREKQTLAFYMGVGQLELLTQRLLRHGRSPETPFALIENGSRPEQRVVSGPLAQLPELAREHAVRSPALLIVGEVAGLAPQLHWFGQHLGRPAVTA, from the coding sequence ATGAAGCTTTTCCCGATTTTTGCCGATCTGACAGACCGGCTGGTACTCGTTGTTGGCGGCGGCGCCGTCGCCGAACGCAAGACCCTCGCCCTGCTGGAGGCCTGTGCCCGCGTGGTCGTCGGCGCACCTGAACTGACGCCTGCGCTGGCAGCGCTTGCGGCCGAGGGTCGTATCCGCCATCTGCCGGGGCCATTCGACCCTGCCTGGCTGCAGGACGTGTGGCTGGTCGTGGCCGCCACCGACGATCGCGCGGTCAACGCCGCGGTCTCCCAGGCCGCCGAGGCGCGCCGCATTTTCACCAACGTGGTGGACGACCCCGAGCTGTCGTCCTTCCAGGTGCCGTCCATTGTCGACCGGTCGCCGGTCATCGTCGCCATTTCGTCATCCGGCGTGGCCCCCGTGCTGGCCCGCCGCATCCGCGAACGCATCGAATCGCTGTTCGATCACACGCTGGGCCAGCTTGCCGGCCTGGCCGCCACCTACCGCAAGCGCATCCGCGCCAGTCACCCCGATCTGGGTGCTCGCCGCCGCTTCTACGACTGGTTGCTGGACGGCCCGGTGGCGGGATTCCTGCGCCAGCAGCAGCCGGCGCAGGCCGAGGCCGCGCTGGCCGACGCGCTGGCCTCGCCCATCGCGCCCGCCGAGGGCAGCGTGGTGCTGGTGGGCGCTGGCCCCGGCGACCCCGGCCTCCTGACCCTCAAGGCCCTGCGCGCCCTGAACGAGGCCGACGTCATCCTTTACGACCGCCTGGTCAGCGACGAGGTCATGTCGCTCGCCCGGCGCGATGCCGAACGCGTGCCGGTGGGCAAGCTGCCTGGCGAAAACCATCACGCCACGCAGGCGCGCATCCACGCGCTGCTGGTCGAATACGCGCACGCCGGCCGCCGCGTGGTGCGGCTCAAGGGTGGCGACGCATTCATTTTTGGCCGGGGCGGCGAGGAACTGGAATTTCTGCGCGCGCACGGCGTGCGCTACGAAGTGGTGCCGGGCATCACGGCGGCGCTGGCCTGTGCCGCCTATGCCGGCATTCCGCTGACGCACCGCGAGCACGCCCAATCCGTGCGCCTCATCACCGCGCATTGCCGCGAAGACGAAGACAATCTGGATTGGCCCGCGCTGGCGCGCGAAAAGCAGACCTTGGCGTTCTACATGGGCGTGGGCCAGCTTGAGTTGCTGACGCAGCGCCTGCTGCGCCATGGCCGCTCGCCCGAGACCCCGTTTGCACTCATCGAGAATGGCAGCCGGCCCGAACAGCGCGTGGTGTCGGGTCCGCTGGCGCAACTGCCGGAACTGGCGCGGGAACATGCCGTCCGGTCCCCCGCCCTGCTGATCGTGGGCGAGGTCGCCGGCCTGGCGCCGCAGTTGCATTGGTTCGGCCAGCATCTGGGCCGGCCGGCGGTTACGGCCTGA
- a CDS encoding CmpA/NrtA family ABC transporter substrate-binding protein, with product MTPMTRSPSTVAAPADVTANASRRKWLGGTARAVAGAGLLSLVDPLVRAGAWAAGTDAPEKTEVRIGFIPLTDCASVVMASVLGIDKKYGVKITPSKEASWAAVRDKLMNGELDMAHVLYGLVYGVHMGIGGPKKDMAVLMSLNQNGQAITLSNKLLEAGARDGESLAKLMAADKREYTFAQTFPTGTHAMWLYYWLAAHGINPMKDAKVITVPPPQMVANMRVGNMDGYCVGEPWGARAIMDKIGFTTVTSQGIWTDHPEKVLGASADFVNRNPNTARAVTAAILEAGKWIDASPENRRKTAETIAAKSYVNTDAGVIVDRMLGQYDDGLGKKWSDAHAMRFYADGAANFPYLSDGMWFLTQHKRWGLLKEHPDYQAIATQINRVDVYKQAAQAAGVALPASETRTSKLIDGVVWDGSNPAAYADGFKVKA from the coding sequence ATGACGCCCATGACCCGCAGTCCCTCGACCGTCGCCGCGCCCGCCGACGTGACCGCCAACGCCAGCCGCCGCAAATGGCTTGGCGGAACGGCGCGCGCGGTAGCCGGCGCCGGCCTGCTTTCGCTGGTCGACCCGCTGGTGCGCGCCGGCGCCTGGGCGGCCGGGACCGACGCGCCGGAAAAGACCGAAGTCAGGATCGGCTTTATTCCGCTGACCGACTGCGCGTCGGTGGTGATGGCGTCGGTGCTGGGCATCGACAAGAAGTACGGGGTCAAGATCACGCCGTCGAAGGAAGCGTCGTGGGCCGCCGTGCGCGACAAGCTCATGAACGGCGAGCTGGACATGGCGCATGTGCTGTACGGCCTGGTCTACGGCGTGCACATGGGCATCGGCGGTCCGAAGAAGGACATGGCCGTGCTGATGAGCCTGAACCAGAACGGCCAGGCGATCACGCTTTCGAACAAGCTGCTGGAAGCGGGCGCGCGCGACGGCGAGTCGCTGGCCAAGCTGATGGCCGCCGACAAGCGCGAGTACACCTTCGCGCAGACCTTCCCGACCGGCACGCACGCGATGTGGCTGTACTACTGGCTGGCCGCGCACGGCATCAATCCCATGAAGGACGCCAAGGTGATCACCGTGCCGCCGCCCCAGATGGTGGCGAACATGCGCGTGGGCAACATGGACGGTTACTGCGTGGGCGAGCCCTGGGGCGCGCGCGCCATCATGGACAAGATCGGCTTCACCACGGTGACGTCGCAAGGAATCTGGACCGATCACCCCGAAAAGGTCCTGGGCGCCAGCGCCGACTTCGTGAACCGCAATCCCAATACCGCGCGCGCGGTCACCGCCGCGATCCTGGAAGCCGGCAAGTGGATCGACGCGTCGCCAGAGAACCGCCGCAAGACGGCTGAGACCATCGCTGCCAAGTCCTACGTCAATACGGATGCGGGCGTCATCGTGGACCGCATGCTGGGGCAGTATGACGATGGCCTGGGCAAGAAGTGGTCGGACGCGCACGCCATGCGCTTTTACGCGGACGGCGCCGCCAATTTTCCGTACCTGAGCGACGGCATGTGGTTCCTGACGCAGCACAAGCGCTGGGGTTTGCTGAAAGAGCATCCCGATTACCAGGCGATCGCCACCCAGATCAATCGCGTCGACGTCTACAAGCAGGCCGCGCAGGCCGCGGGCGTCGCGCTGCCCGCCAGCGAAACGCGCACGTCCAAGCTGATCGACGGCGTGGTCTGGGACGGCAGCAATCCCGCGGCGTATGCCGACGGTTTCAAGGTCAAGGCCTGA
- a CDS encoding ANTAR domain-containing response regulator: MLKVMLLNDGEGRAASLRQTLAAAGMHVVAEVAPGTDLAASIAQSAADVVLIDSDAPGRDTLENICVASSHSDRPVVMFTDNGNRETIRTALRAGVAAYVVGDVPAARIEPLLTVAIERFAVEKTRREELREAQLRLADRQWVEKAKGILMKTRAVSEDEAHRLLRDRAMQSQKRLGDVAREVVEMSQWLGSA, translated from the coding sequence ATGCTGAAGGTCATGCTGCTCAACGATGGCGAAGGACGCGCGGCGTCGCTGCGGCAAACGCTTGCCGCGGCGGGCATGCACGTCGTGGCCGAAGTGGCTCCGGGCACGGACCTGGCCGCCAGCATCGCCCAGTCCGCCGCCGACGTCGTGCTGATCGACAGCGACGCCCCTGGCCGCGACACGCTGGAAAACATCTGTGTCGCCAGTTCGCACAGCGACCGTCCGGTCGTGATGTTTACCGACAACGGCAACCGCGAGACCATCCGCACGGCGCTGCGCGCCGGCGTGGCTGCCTATGTGGTCGGCGATGTGCCTGCCGCCCGCATCGAACCGCTGCTGACCGTGGCGATCGAGCGTTTCGCCGTGGAAAAGACCCGCCGCGAGGAACTGCGCGAGGCCCAGCTCCGCCTGGCGGACCGGCAGTGGGTGGAGAAGGCCAAGGGTATCCTGATGAAGACGCGCGCCGTTTCCGAGGACGAGGCCCATCGGCTGCTGCGCGACCGCGCCATGCAAAGCCAGAAGCGGCTGGGCGACGTCGCCCGCGAGGTCGTCGAAATGAGCCAATGGCTGGGCAGCGCCTGA
- the upp gene encoding uracil phosphoribosyltransferase, whose protein sequence is MPVHEIRHPLIRHKLGIMRRADLSTKSFRELSQEVGALLTYEASKDLPLAPATVEGWCGQVEVEKIAGKKVTVVPILRAGIGMLDGVLSLIPGAKVSVVGVARNEETLEAHTYLERLVGELDQRLALIVDPMLATGGSMVAAIDLLKRAGCKEIRALVLVAAPVGIDAVLAKHPDVHIYTASIDNGLNEHGYIMPGLGDAGDRIFGTQQKG, encoded by the coding sequence ATGCCCGTGCACGAAATCCGCCATCCGCTGATCCGCCACAAGCTCGGGATCATGCGGCGCGCCGACCTCAGTACCAAGAGCTTCCGTGAACTGTCGCAGGAAGTGGGCGCGCTGCTGACGTATGAAGCGTCCAAGGACCTGCCGCTGGCGCCCGCCACCGTCGAGGGCTGGTGTGGCCAGGTCGAGGTCGAGAAGATCGCCGGCAAGAAAGTCACCGTGGTGCCCATTCTGCGCGCCGGCATCGGCATGCTGGACGGCGTGCTGAGCCTGATTCCGGGCGCCAAGGTCAGCGTCGTGGGCGTGGCCCGCAACGAAGAGACGCTGGAAGCCCACACGTATCTGGAACGTCTGGTGGGCGAACTGGACCAGCGCCTCGCGCTGATCGTTGACCCGATGCTTGCCACGGGCGGCTCGATGGTCGCCGCCATCGACCTGCTCAAGCGCGCCGGCTGCAAGGAAATCCGCGCGCTGGTGCTGGTGGCCGCCCCAGTGGGCATCGACGCCGTGCTGGCCAAGCACCCGGACGTGCACATCTACACCGCGTCGATCGACAACGGCCTGAACGAGCACGGCTACATCATGCCGGGCCTGGGTGACGCCGGCGACCGCATCTTCGGCACGCAACAAAAGGGTTAA
- the dacB gene encoding D-alanyl-D-alanine carboxypeptidase/D-alanyl-D-alanine-endopeptidase, translated as MTGQVIRRVGGMKQWLAGGVLALAACAAFAQVPGLPPDVVKAWKASKLPDSSLSLVVQEVGGPRLVALNAKEGRNPASVMKLVTTWAALSELGPNYVWRTEFMTAPGSRPDAKGVLTGPLYLRAGGDPQFLMQDLWTLLRELRLRGVKQINDLVIDRSIFGQVSIDPGAFDGAPDRAYNASPDALMVGFGALRLLFTPDPVANKWVPLIDPPLPGLKIEGQVEWSDIRCPGPPVVTTDPVITQQGVTIRVNGKVAGSCGEFSLYRLALSQPEYATEVFRMLWKELGGTFKGQVRSGMVPADAVVLASHDSPTLAEAIRQINKRSNNVMARTLLLTLGAERGRRPATVGSSEEVAKQLLAKQGLNMPELVIDNGAGLSREARVSADSLASMLTVAWNSPVMPEYISSFAIAGVDGTVRRRLKGNGTLGMAHLKTGSLRDVRSIAGYVLGASGKRYVVVSIVNHEQAGAVRAFDDALISWLAEQ; from the coding sequence ATGACGGGACAAGTGATCAGGCGGGTGGGCGGAATGAAGCAGTGGCTGGCCGGCGGTGTCCTGGCCCTGGCCGCGTGCGCTGCCTTTGCGCAGGTTCCGGGGTTGCCGCCCGACGTGGTGAAGGCCTGGAAAGCCAGCAAGCTGCCCGATAGCTCGCTGTCGCTGGTGGTGCAGGAGGTGGGCGGCCCGCGGCTGGTGGCGCTGAACGCCAAAGAGGGCCGCAATCCCGCGTCCGTGATGAAACTGGTCACGACCTGGGCCGCGCTGTCCGAGCTGGGTCCCAATTACGTCTGGCGCACCGAGTTCATGACGGCGCCCGGCTCGCGCCCCGACGCCAAGGGCGTGCTGACCGGTCCGCTGTACCTGCGCGCCGGGGGCGACCCGCAATTTCTGATGCAGGATCTGTGGACGCTGCTCCGCGAGCTGCGGCTGCGCGGGGTCAAGCAGATCAATGACCTGGTGATCGACCGCAGCATCTTCGGCCAGGTGTCGATCGACCCCGGTGCATTCGATGGTGCGCCCGACCGGGCCTACAACGCCAGCCCGGACGCGCTGATGGTGGGCTTTGGCGCGCTGCGCCTGCTGTTCACCCCGGACCCGGTCGCCAACAAGTGGGTACCGCTGATCGACCCGCCGCTGCCGGGCCTGAAAATCGAAGGCCAGGTGGAATGGAGCGACATCCGCTGCCCGGGTCCGCCCGTGGTCACGACCGATCCGGTCATCACGCAGCAGGGCGTCACCATCCGCGTCAACGGCAAGGTGGCGGGTTCCTGCGGCGAGTTCAGCCTGTACCGACTGGCGCTGTCGCAGCCCGAGTACGCCACCGAAGTCTTCCGCATGCTCTGGAAGGAGCTGGGCGGCACGTTCAAGGGCCAGGTCCGGTCGGGCATGGTGCCGGCGGACGCGGTGGTGCTGGCCTCGCACGACTCGCCCACGCTGGCCGAGGCCATCCGCCAGATCAACAAGCGCAGCAATAACGTCATGGCGCGCACCCTGCTGCTGACGCTGGGCGCCGAACGCGGCCGCCGCCCGGCCACCGTGGGCAGCAGCGAAGAAGTTGCCAAGCAACTCTTGGCCAAGCAGGGACTGAACATGCCCGAGCTGGTCATCGACAACGGCGCCGGCCTGTCGCGCGAGGCCCGCGTGTCGGCGGACAGCCTGGCGTCGATGCTGACGGTGGCCTGGAATTCGCCGGTGATGCCGGAATACATTTCGTCCTTCGCCATCGCCGGCGTGGACGGGACGGTGCGCCGCCGCCTGAAGGGCAACGGCACGCTCGGCATGGCGCATCTGAAGACGGGCTCGCTGCGCGACGTGCGCTCTATCGCCGGTTACGTGCTGGGGGCCAGCGGCAAGCGCTATGTGGTCGTCAGCATCGTCAACCACGAACAGGCGGGCGCGGTCCGAGCTTTCGACGACGCCTTGATCTCCTGGCTCGCCGAACAATGA